Proteins from a genomic interval of Neodiprion lecontei isolate iyNeoLeco1 chromosome 2, iyNeoLeco1.1, whole genome shotgun sequence:
- the LOC107221703 gene encoding protein Dr1, whose amino-acid sequence MVPMASATVTPAEDDELTLPRASINKMIKEILPHIRVANESRELILNCCTEFIHLLSSEANDICNQQQKKTINAEHILQALEKLGFGDYSAEAEAVLRDCKAVAAKRRRQSTRLENLGIPEEELLRQQQELFAKAREEQAVAEQQQWQQLQAVAQMASMQQPDSEQEDYS is encoded by the exons AT GGTTCCAATGGCCTCGGCAACAGTGACTCCAGCTGAAGACGATGAGCTAACTTTACCTCGAGCgtcgataaataaaatgataaaagaaatCCTACCCCATATACGAGTAGCAAACGAGTCGAGGGAGTTAATATTGAACTGCTGTACTGAGTTCATACATTTATTATCCTCTGAAGCGAACGATATCTGCAATCAACAGCAGAAGAAAACAATTAATGCTGAGCATATATTACAAGCATTGGAAAAGTTGGGGTTTGGAGATTATAGCGCCGAAGCTGAAGCTGTATTGCGAGATTGTAAGGCTGTGGCAGCGAAGCGAAGACGCCAAAGTACAAGGCTCGAAAATCTTGGAATTCCAGAAGAGGAACTTCTTCGACAACAACAGGAGCTCTTCGCAAAAGCACGCGAGGAACAAGCCGTTGCTGAACAACAGCAGTGGCAACAGTTGCAAGCCGTTGCCCAAATGGCTTCTATGCAACAGCCGGATAGTGAGCAGGAAGATTACTCCTAA
- the LOC107221701 gene encoding protein SMG9 isoform X1, with translation MSSRKTLSASKDMDNKDGENRALIKVIDRPTFILKTREGESRAVSPSQRNGSKKDTESNTSSKLADTRPALPTRLEMTHTVKFMDEGMQLLESPLDFLYDQQDFLVVGCVGTRGVGKSTIMSLLTANYMSDVFPTQTLSHHESGSNCTSGVDFYVTKNRVIYLDTQPILSGVAIDHSGLYEQKKNNNDFANIENNVELQSLQLTSFLLSVCHVVIFIQDWFVDPNLIRFIQTAEMLKPSSASAMDQDFVEYYPHILFLHNKAELQDFMPDSMNMMKDFYNKVFINSRLLTHSGLNMASSVVDGQLNLFVIPEITNEDETIVHDSAEKISEKLRMRIHGISRNNMTSTVLTEKNWYHYASKIMDTIKKSHLFSEYGRLMP, from the exons ATGAGTTCCCGTAAAACACTTTCTGCTTCAAAAGATATGGATAATAAGGACGGTGAAAATAGGGCACTGATCAAAGTTATCGATCGTCCaacatttatattaaaaaCCCGAGAAGGAGAAAGCCGTGCAGTGTCTCCGAGTCAACGAAATGGCAGCAA AAAAGATACTGAATCTAATACTTCATCTAAATTGGCAGATA CTCGGCCGGCACTTCCCACCCGTCTTGAAATGACACACACCGTTAAGTTCATGGATGAAGGAATGCAACTTTTGGAAAGTCCTTtggattttttatacgatcaACAGGATTTTCTGGTTGTTGGATGTGTCGGAACCAGAGGAGTAGGAAAGTCGACAATAATGTCATTGTTGACCGCCAATTACAT GTCTGATGTTTTTCCAACACAAACGTTGTCGCATCACGAAAGTGGCTCGAATTGTACGTCTGGCGTAGATTTCTATGTGACTAAAAACCGAGTTATCTACTTGGACACTCAGCCTATATTATCTGGGGTGGCAATTGATCACTCTGGATTATAcgagcaaaagaaaaataacaacgaTTTTGCAAACATAGAAAATAACGTGGAACTGCAATCCTTACAGTTAACATCGTTTCTGCTGTCTGTTTGTCACGTTGTAATATTCATTCAGGACTGGTTTGTAGATCCCAATTTAATCAG ATTCATTCAAACTGCCGAAATGCTGAAACCTTCTTCGGCGTCTGCTATGGATCAAGACTTTGTCGAATATTATCCACACATCCTCTTTCTGCACAATAAAGCTGAGTTACAGGATTTCATGCCTGATTCTATGAACATGATGAAA GACTTTTATAACAAAGTATTTATAAACTCTAGACTGCTGACACACAGTGGATTAAATATGGCTTCATCCGTCGTTGATGGACAACTAAATTTATTCGTTATACCAGAAATTACAAACGAAG ATGAGACAATCGTTCATGATAGTgcagaaaaaatatcagaaaaattGCGTATGAGAATACATGGTATATCACGTAACAACATGACTTCAACTGtattgactgaaaaaaattg GTACCATTATGCTTCCAAAATTATGGATACGATAAAGAAAAGTCATTTGTTTTCTGAATATGGGAGATTAATGCCGTGA
- the LOC107221701 gene encoding protein SMG9 isoform X2, with amino-acid sequence MAATRPALPTRLEMTHTVKFMDEGMQLLESPLDFLYDQQDFLVVGCVGTRGVGKSTIMSLLTANYMSDVFPTQTLSHHESGSNCTSGVDFYVTKNRVIYLDTQPILSGVAIDHSGLYEQKKNNNDFANIENNVELQSLQLTSFLLSVCHVVIFIQDWFVDPNLIRFIQTAEMLKPSSASAMDQDFVEYYPHILFLHNKAELQDFMPDSMNMMKDFYNKVFINSRLLTHSGLNMASSVVDGQLNLFVIPEITNEDETIVHDSAEKISEKLRMRIHGISRNNMTSTVLTEKNWYHYASKIMDTIKKSHLFSEYGRLMP; translated from the exons ATGGCAGCAA CTCGGCCGGCACTTCCCACCCGTCTTGAAATGACACACACCGTTAAGTTCATGGATGAAGGAATGCAACTTTTGGAAAGTCCTTtggattttttatacgatcaACAGGATTTTCTGGTTGTTGGATGTGTCGGAACCAGAGGAGTAGGAAAGTCGACAATAATGTCATTGTTGACCGCCAATTACAT GTCTGATGTTTTTCCAACACAAACGTTGTCGCATCACGAAAGTGGCTCGAATTGTACGTCTGGCGTAGATTTCTATGTGACTAAAAACCGAGTTATCTACTTGGACACTCAGCCTATATTATCTGGGGTGGCAATTGATCACTCTGGATTATAcgagcaaaagaaaaataacaacgaTTTTGCAAACATAGAAAATAACGTGGAACTGCAATCCTTACAGTTAACATCGTTTCTGCTGTCTGTTTGTCACGTTGTAATATTCATTCAGGACTGGTTTGTAGATCCCAATTTAATCAG ATTCATTCAAACTGCCGAAATGCTGAAACCTTCTTCGGCGTCTGCTATGGATCAAGACTTTGTCGAATATTATCCACACATCCTCTTTCTGCACAATAAAGCTGAGTTACAGGATTTCATGCCTGATTCTATGAACATGATGAAA GACTTTTATAACAAAGTATTTATAAACTCTAGACTGCTGACACACAGTGGATTAAATATGGCTTCATCCGTCGTTGATGGACAACTAAATTTATTCGTTATACCAGAAATTACAAACGAAG ATGAGACAATCGTTCATGATAGTgcagaaaaaatatcagaaaaattGCGTATGAGAATACATGGTATATCACGTAACAACATGACTTCAACTGtattgactgaaaaaaattg GTACCATTATGCTTCCAAAATTATGGATACGATAAAGAAAAGTCATTTGTTTTCTGAATATGGGAGATTAATGCCGTGA